In a single window of the Pontibacter russatus genome:
- a CDS encoding Dabb family protein, whose translation MRHIVVFKYKPSATPAQIDTITQAFADLKDKIPGIVAFEHGVNDSPENKNLGFTHVYMVTFEDAAARDAYLPHPEHKKFGALLGEVGVLEDAFVVDFSPAGAK comes from the coding sequence ATGCGCCATATCGTAGTATTTAAGTACAAGCCCAGCGCCACCCCCGCGCAGATAGACACCATCACCCAGGCCTTCGCCGACCTGAAAGACAAGATACCCGGCATTGTGGCCTTTGAGCACGGGGTGAACGACAGCCCCGAAAACAAGAACCTCGGCTTCACGCACGTATATATGGTGACGTTTGAAGACGCCGCGGCGCGCGATGCCTATTTGCCGCACCCGGAGCACAAGAAGTTCGGCGCGCTGCTGGGCGAGGTGGGTGTGCTGGAAGATGCCTTTGTCGTGGATTTCTCTCCTGCCGGGGCGAAGTAA
- the dgt gene encoding dGTP triphosphohydrolase, whose amino-acid sequence MLYRDKDSERLIPLQQDDEPYRSSWRRDYARLVHSPAFRRLQGKTQLFPGQENDFFRNRLTHSIEVAQVAKSIVSKLNYEFIVNNQKSSNGKLYAIEPDIVEFAALAHDLGHPPFGHLGEEALDEMMKDYGGFEGNAQTLRLLTRLEKKHLLDEVISPVKDAVCSDNRVGLNLTYRSLASILKYDLPIPISFKEREVLLEQGIISKLVPVKGFYTSELEIVNKFKLAVTNGNSYEGKFKTVECHIMDIADDIAYSTYDLEDSFKGGFIKPIDLLAAPTEVIEYVAKKLNEQDGGNLSANDVKSIIREILAEVFEVPFDFGSNGIARKLNKEDLQELHFLGIQVAVDTSNNISNDSYYRSNFTSKLVGRFVRAVSIDKINESIPALSTIKIDSKIRQQIEVLKAFTYQYQISSPKLKVVEYRGKEIVTTIFETLLKGNGSDLLPEDYRALYAKAEGDELLQRRVICDYICGMTDRYALEFYARLKSENSQTIFKPY is encoded by the coding sequence ATGCTATATCGAGACAAAGACAGTGAAAGGTTAATCCCTCTTCAACAGGATGATGAGCCATATAGAAGCTCGTGGAGAAGAGACTATGCACGTTTAGTTCATTCACCTGCTTTTAGAAGGTTACAGGGAAAAACGCAGCTTTTTCCGGGACAAGAAAATGACTTTTTTAGAAATCGACTTACACATTCAATTGAAGTTGCGCAGGTTGCGAAATCCATAGTCTCTAAATTAAACTATGAGTTCATTGTCAATAATCAGAAGAGCAGCAATGGTAAACTTTATGCCATTGAGCCTGATATTGTAGAATTTGCCGCTCTTGCTCATGACTTAGGACATCCTCCGTTTGGGCATTTAGGAGAGGAAGCTCTTGATGAAATGATGAAGGATTATGGAGGTTTTGAAGGAAACGCTCAAACTTTACGTTTGCTAACAAGGCTCGAGAAAAAACATCTTTTAGATGAAGTAATATCTCCTGTCAAAGATGCGGTGTGCTCTGACAATAGAGTTGGCCTTAATTTGACCTACAGATCTTTAGCTTCTATACTTAAGTACGATTTGCCTATTCCTATTAGCTTTAAAGAGAGAGAGGTTCTTCTTGAGCAAGGAATAATAAGTAAATTAGTGCCTGTTAAAGGTTTTTATACAAGTGAGCTTGAAATTGTTAACAAATTTAAGTTGGCAGTGACCAATGGTAATTCTTATGAAGGGAAATTCAAAACAGTAGAATGCCATATAATGGATATTGCAGATGATATAGCATATTCTACATATGATTTAGAGGATTCATTCAAAGGGGGCTTTATAAAACCAATTGATTTGTTGGCTGCTCCAACAGAGGTAATAGAATACGTTGCTAAGAAACTCAATGAGCAAGACGGTGGCAACTTATCTGCAAATGATGTAAAATCAATCATAAGAGAAATTCTTGCAGAAGTTTTTGAAGTCCCTTTTGACTTCGGCAGTAATGGTATCGCTCGTAAGCTCAATAAGGAAGACCTTCAGGAGCTCCATTTCTTAGGTATACAAGTCGCCGTTGATACATCAAATAACATTTCAAACGACTCTTATTATAGATCAAATTTCACTTCAAAACTGGTTGGAAGATTTGTTAGGGCTGTTTCAATCGATAAGATAAATGAGAGTATACCTGCATTATCTACAATAAAAATAGACTCTAAAATTCGGCAACAGATAGAAGTACTTAAAGCTTTTACTTATCAGTATCAGATATCATCACCTAAGCTTAAAGTAGTAGAGTATAGGGGGAAAGAGATAGTAACAACTATTTTTGAGACTCTGTTAAAAGGTAACGGTAGCGATTTATTGCCTGAAGACTATAGGGCATTATATGCAAAAGCAGAAGGAGATGAACTCCTGCAAAGGAGAGTAATTTGTGACTATATTTGTGGTATGACAGATCGCTATGCTTTAGAATTTTATGCAAGGTTAAAATCTGAAAACTCACAAACCATTTTTAAGCCATATTAA
- a CDS encoding ribonucleoside-diphosphate reductase small subunit has product MHDMEPILKENPNRFVLFPIQNDAVWQMYKKAEASFWTAEEIDLGQDLKDWESLNDGERHFISHVLAFFAASDGIVNENLAINFMQEVQMPEARCFYGFQIMMENIHAETYSLLIDTYIKKQAEKDYLFNALETVPAVKKKGEWALRWINSENFTERLIAFAAVEGIFFSGSFCSIFWMKKRGLMPGLTFSNELISRDEGLHCDFACLLYSMLVNKLPEERVQEIIRDAVTIEQEFVTDALPVDLIGMNAKLMSQYIEFVADRLLVELGCKKIYNSANPFDFMEMISLQGKTNFFEKRVGEYQKAGVGGDKDKKVFSLDEDF; this is encoded by the coding sequence ATGCATGATATGGAGCCGATACTGAAAGAGAACCCCAACCGCTTCGTCCTGTTCCCGATTCAGAATGACGCGGTGTGGCAGATGTACAAGAAGGCCGAAGCCAGCTTCTGGACAGCCGAAGAGATCGACCTGGGCCAGGACCTGAAAGACTGGGAGAGCCTGAACGACGGCGAGCGCCACTTCATCAGCCACGTGCTGGCGTTCTTCGCGGCTTCCGACGGCATCGTGAACGAGAACCTGGCCATCAACTTTATGCAGGAGGTGCAGATGCCGGAGGCCCGTTGCTTCTACGGCTTCCAGATCATGATGGAGAACATCCACGCCGAAACTTACTCGCTCCTGATAGACACCTATATAAAGAAGCAGGCAGAGAAAGACTACCTCTTCAATGCCCTGGAGACAGTGCCCGCCGTGAAGAAAAAGGGGGAGTGGGCGCTAAGGTGGATCAACAGCGAGAATTTCACGGAGCGCCTGATCGCGTTTGCCGCGGTGGAGGGCATCTTCTTCTCGGGCTCCTTCTGCTCTATTTTCTGGATGAAGAAGCGCGGCCTGATGCCGGGCCTGACCTTCTCCAACGAGCTGATCAGCCGCGACGAGGGCCTGCACTGCGACTTTGCCTGCCTGCTGTACTCGATGCTGGTGAACAAGCTGCCGGAGGAGCGGGTGCAGGAGATCATCCGCGACGCCGTAACCATTGAGCAGGAGTTTGTGACAGACGCCCTGCCGGTGGACCTGATCGGGATGAACGCCAAGCTGATGAGCCAGTATATCGAGTTTGTGGCCGACCGCCTGCTGGTGGAGTTGGGCTGCAAAAAGATATATAACTCCGCCAACCCGTTCGACTTTATGGAGATGATTTCGCTGCAGGGCAAGACAAACTTCTTTGAGAAGCGCGTGGGCGAGTACCAGAAAGCAGGCGTTGGCGGCGACAAAGACAAAAAAGTGTTCTCCCTCGACGAGGACTTTTAA
- a CDS encoding T9SS type A sorting domain-containing protein has protein sequence MKNFYLLLLAVLGFALAAEAQVIVYHENFNNTIAGVSGNFTQTSAAAYTDTLYTAGSNMQANALASELEINNYISTYKLRNITITWKDYRTQYWRKTSGGKYEISSTGPSGVNSNFTKVDNTAPVSLEYSVNGGPYVKVGEYTASAAFFAWGTVNGGVAIALPAAVENQPNVRFRWKIRVNNTNTDFYAIDDIMIKGTPVLGTSTFSWDSRPLNENPYATTAGNPYKVDGVALTWQQTTIGTGLTGQTAAVTTDFQKKKTLALFQAGAQANTGTEVSLQLSHIVSGLTFTVHDVDRLAGQYTDKLEVVGYNGTQRVPVTKNNILPRIANEYSSGFIQAKVNGVDAQPTSGRGDVTISFVGDVDKVLIRYYNNDAAAARQGIAIGDLTWGMPDLPVGTLPVELASFKASSQNGNATLYWVTASEQNNEKFVVERSQDGKTFVQVGEVKGRGTSSIASNYSFTDTNPADGLNYYRLRQVDFDGTEDFSQVVALEVAQRPGVAATALSTVFPTAASSDVTIRLHTSGSAAIVVMNAAGNAVAQFADVTGGELVVPVQHLNRGIYFVTVTNGHQRETRRFIKQ, from the coding sequence ATGAAAAACTTTTACCTACTTCTTTTAGCTGTTTTGGGTTTCGCACTTGCCGCCGAGGCGCAGGTAATCGTTTACCACGAAAACTTTAACAACACCATCGCGGGTGTTTCAGGCAATTTTACACAAACCTCCGCAGCCGCCTACACGGATACCCTGTATACCGCCGGCAGCAACATGCAGGCGAATGCCCTTGCCAGCGAACTGGAGATAAACAACTACATCTCCACCTACAAGCTCAGAAACATCACCATCACCTGGAAGGACTACCGGACACAGTACTGGAGAAAGACCAGCGGCGGGAAATACGAAATCTCCTCGACCGGACCCAGTGGAGTCAACAGCAACTTCACAAAGGTTGACAACACCGCCCCCGTAAGCCTGGAATACAGCGTGAACGGCGGCCCCTATGTGAAGGTAGGAGAGTACACCGCGAGCGCCGCCTTCTTTGCCTGGGGTACCGTAAACGGGGGCGTTGCCATTGCGCTTCCCGCCGCAGTTGAAAACCAGCCAAACGTGCGCTTCCGCTGGAAAATCAGGGTGAACAACACCAACACCGACTTCTACGCCATCGACGACATCATGATTAAAGGCACGCCTGTGCTGGGCACTTCCACCTTTAGCTGGGACAGCAGACCGCTGAACGAGAACCCTTATGCAACTACTGCGGGCAATCCATATAAAGTAGACGGCGTAGCGCTCACTTGGCAGCAGACCACCATCGGAACAGGGCTGACCGGGCAGACGGCCGCTGTCACAACAGACTTTCAGAAGAAAAAGACGCTGGCCCTGTTCCAGGCCGGAGCGCAGGCAAACACGGGCACGGAAGTGAGCCTGCAACTGAGCCATATCGTTTCCGGCCTTACCTTCACGGTACACGATGTGGACCGCCTGGCCGGGCAGTACACAGATAAGCTGGAGGTAGTGGGCTACAACGGCACCCAGAGAGTGCCTGTCACCAAAAACAACATTTTGCCCAGGATAGCGAACGAGTACAGCAGCGGGTTCATTCAGGCCAAAGTGAACGGTGTGGATGCCCAGCCCACTTCCGGCAGGGGCGACGTGACCATCAGCTTTGTGGGCGACGTGGATAAGGTGCTTATCCGGTATTACAACAACGATGCCGCCGCAGCAAGGCAGGGCATCGCCATCGGGGACCTGACATGGGGAATGCCTGACTTGCCTGTGGGCACCCTGCCCGTAGAACTGGCTTCTTTCAAAGCCTCGTCCCAAAATGGGAATGCGACACTTTATTGGGTTACCGCCTCTGAGCAGAACAACGAGAAGTTTGTGGTGGAGCGCAGCCAGGACGGCAAAACTTTTGTCCAGGTGGGCGAGGTAAAAGGCAGGGGCACCAGCAGCATTGCCAGCAACTACAGCTTCACCGACACCAACCCTGCCGATGGCTTGAACTATTACCGCCTGCGCCAGGTAGACTTTGACGGGACCGAAGACTTCTCGCAGGTGGTGGCGCTTGAAGTTGCGCAGCGGCCAGGAGTGGCTGCCACCGCGCTATCCACGGTTTTCCCGACAGCCGCCTCTTCCGACGTGACCATCCGCCTGCACACAAGCGGCAGCGCAGCCATTGTGGTGATGAACGCGGCTGGCAACGCAGTGGCGCAATTTGCCGACGTGACCGGCGGCGAGCTGGTGGTGCCGGTGCAGCACCTGAACAGGGGGATATACTTCGTGACTGTTACAAACGGCCATCAGCGCGAAACGCGGCGCTTCATCAAGCAATAG
- a CDS encoding serpin family protein produces the protein MMKLYYDTDAMRISYDEELQLAVGEWKGFVSSNDMKEVALRSLKLVNEHGITRWLADRRKMKAIRQQDQQWTVDVFIPKLLESPLCRMATIVSKDIFNQMAIEQMLTRSGGLGGIALRDFDREEDAMEWLKRPIREENYI, from the coding sequence ATGATGAAACTATACTATGACACCGATGCAATGCGGATTAGCTACGACGAGGAACTGCAACTGGCCGTGGGCGAATGGAAGGGCTTTGTGAGCAGCAACGACATGAAGGAGGTGGCGCTCCGCTCCCTGAAGTTGGTGAATGAGCACGGGATTACCCGCTGGCTCGCCGACCGGCGGAAAATGAAGGCCATCCGGCAGCAGGACCAGCAGTGGACGGTGGATGTGTTCATCCCTAAACTGCTGGAGAGCCCGCTTTGCCGCATGGCCACCATTGTCTCTAAAGACATCTTCAACCAGATGGCGATAGAGCAGATGCTGACGCGCAGCGGCGGCCTCGGCGGCATTGCCCTCCGCGACTTCGACAGGGAGGAAGACGCCATGGAGTGGCTGAAACGGCCCATCAGGGAAGAAAACTATATATAG
- a CDS encoding ribonucleoside-diphosphate reductase subunit alpha encodes MLVVKRDGRRESVKFDKITARIEKLCYGLHMDYVSPIEVAKKVIDGIYDGVTTVELDNLAAETAASLTTKHPDYAVLAARIAISNLHKVTSKSFSNTMKRLYTYEDPKTGENASLIARDVYEIVRKHAALLDSTIIYDRDYNYDYFGYKTLERSYLLRLDGKIVERPQHMLMRVAVGIHKEDIESAIETYNLMSEKWFTHATPTLFNAGTPKPQLSSCFLLTMKNDSIPGIYDTLKNCAQISQSAGGIGLSIHNVRATGSYIKGTNGTSNGIIPMLKVFNDTARYVDQGGGKRKGAFAIYLEPWHADIFEFLDLKKNHGKEENRARDLFYALWTPDLFMKRVEENGDWSLFCPNEAPGLAECWGKDFERLYEKYEREGRARKTVKAQELWFAVLESQVETGTPYMLYKDHANRKSNQQNLGTIKSSNLCTEIMEYTAEDEIAVCNLASLALPRFVKEENGHKVFDHQKLFDVTYHATVNLNKVIDINYYPVPEARKSNMRHRPIGLGVQGLADTFIHLRMPFESDEAKGLNKDIFETLYFAAMTASKDLAKKHGAYETFKGSPLSEGKFQFDLWGVTPESGRWDWEELRQEVMAHGVRNSLLVAPMPTASTAQILGNNESFEPYTSNIYLRRVLSGEFMVVNKHLLKDLIALGIWNDKMKNQIIAANGSVQDIPNIPQHIKDLYKTVWEISQRTIIDMSADRGAYICQSQSLNLHVQNVNFGKLTSMHFHAWKQGLKTGMYYLRTKSAVDAIKFTVEKQAAETLSPVYSQQEQNRSDMSCSLDNPDACEACGS; translated from the coding sequence ATGTTAGTAGTTAAACGAGACGGCAGACGCGAATCCGTAAAGTTCGATAAGATTACGGCGCGCATCGAGAAGTTGTGCTATGGCCTGCACATGGATTATGTGTCGCCGATTGAGGTGGCCAAAAAGGTGATTGACGGCATATATGATGGCGTGACCACCGTGGAGCTGGACAACCTGGCTGCCGAGACGGCGGCCTCCCTCACCACCAAGCACCCCGACTATGCGGTGCTGGCGGCCCGCATCGCCATATCCAACCTGCACAAGGTGACGAGCAAGTCGTTCTCCAACACCATGAAGCGCCTCTACACATACGAGGACCCGAAGACAGGAGAGAACGCCTCGCTCATTGCCCGCGATGTATATGAGATTGTGCGCAAGCACGCCGCCCTGCTGGACTCCACCATCATCTACGACCGCGACTACAACTACGACTACTTCGGATACAAGACACTGGAGCGCTCTTACCTGCTTCGCCTGGACGGCAAGATCGTGGAGCGCCCGCAGCATATGTTGATGCGTGTAGCCGTGGGTATCCACAAGGAGGACATCGAATCTGCCATTGAAACTTACAACCTGATGTCTGAGAAGTGGTTCACCCACGCCACGCCAACATTGTTCAACGCTGGCACGCCAAAGCCGCAGCTGTCGTCGTGCTTCCTGCTCACGATGAAGAACGACAGCATACCGGGCATATATGACACGCTGAAGAACTGCGCGCAGATATCGCAGAGCGCCGGGGGCATTGGCCTGAGCATCCACAACGTGCGCGCCACGGGCTCCTATATAAAGGGAACCAACGGCACCAGCAACGGCATCATCCCAATGCTGAAGGTATTTAACGACACGGCCCGCTACGTGGACCAGGGCGGCGGCAAGCGCAAAGGGGCCTTCGCCATATACCTGGAGCCATGGCATGCCGATATATTCGAGTTCCTGGACCTGAAGAAGAACCACGGCAAGGAAGAGAACCGCGCCCGCGACCTGTTCTACGCCCTCTGGACGCCAGACCTGTTTATGAAGCGCGTGGAGGAGAACGGCGACTGGAGCCTGTTCTGCCCGAATGAGGCTCCTGGCCTGGCCGAGTGCTGGGGCAAGGATTTTGAGCGCCTCTACGAGAAGTACGAGCGCGAGGGGCGCGCCCGCAAAACCGTGAAGGCGCAGGAGCTTTGGTTTGCCGTGCTGGAGTCGCAGGTGGAGACGGGTACGCCTTATATGCTGTACAAGGACCACGCGAACCGCAAGAGCAACCAGCAGAACCTGGGCACCATCAAGAGCTCGAACCTGTGTACCGAGATTATGGAGTACACCGCCGAGGATGAGATAGCGGTTTGTAACCTCGCCTCGCTGGCCCTGCCGCGCTTCGTGAAGGAGGAGAACGGCCACAAGGTGTTCGACCACCAGAAGCTGTTTGACGTGACATACCACGCCACCGTGAACCTGAACAAGGTGATCGACATCAACTACTACCCTGTGCCGGAGGCGCGCAAGTCTAACATGCGCCACCGCCCGATTGGTTTGGGCGTGCAGGGCCTGGCCGATACGTTTATTCACCTGCGCATGCCGTTCGAGAGCGACGAGGCGAAAGGGCTGAACAAAGACATCTTTGAGACACTCTATTTTGCGGCCATGACGGCCTCAAAAGACCTGGCCAAGAAGCACGGCGCTTACGAGACGTTTAAAGGCTCTCCGCTGTCGGAAGGCAAGTTCCAGTTTGATTTGTGGGGCGTGACGCCGGAGAGCGGCCGCTGGGACTGGGAAGAGCTGCGCCAGGAGGTGATGGCGCACGGCGTGCGCAACTCGCTGCTGGTGGCGCCAATGCCAACCGCCTCTACCGCGCAGATACTGGGCAACAACGAGTCGTTCGAGCCCTATACCTCCAACATCTACCTGCGCCGCGTGCTGTCCGGCGAGTTTATGGTGGTGAACAAGCACCTGCTCAAAGACCTGATTGCGCTTGGCATCTGGAACGACAAGATGAAGAACCAGATCATCGCGGCCAACGGTTCGGTGCAGGACATCCCGAACATCCCGCAGCACATCAAGGACCTGTACAAGACGGTGTGGGAGATAAGCCAGCGCACCATTATAGACATGAGCGCCGACCGCGGGGCTTATATATGCCAGAGCCAGTCGCTGAACCTGCACGTGCAAAACGTGAACTTCGGCAAGCTGACTTCGATGCACTTCCACGCCTGGAAGCAGGGCCTGAAGACGGGCATGTACTACCTGCGCACCAAGTCTGCGGTAGACGCTATCAAGTTTACGGTGGAGAAACAGGCTGCCGAGACGCTCTCGCCGGTATATAGCCAGCAGGAGCAAAACCGCAGCGACATGAGCTGCAGCTTAGATAACCCTGACGCTTGCGAAGCTTGTGGATCGTAA
- a CDS encoding OmpA family protein: MKTKLTTAVLLAAGLLVGCNETSKEIDNAGDVREIASEDTAVLYEEDNLMAGTVLEADEEEFKVVDFNAPEIEDAELNKAGVELRGADNFRIYSFGEDVMFDTDKATLRDSGIEKLQSVVEDIKGRGIEGTIRVYGFTDARASEAYNKELGMERAEAVQNWLLENSKFDLNRIKIVSLGEHYPEASNETPEGRQQNRRVEIVVVDKPDQ; encoded by the coding sequence ATGAAAACAAAACTGACAACTGCTGTATTGTTGGCTGCCGGCCTGCTGGTGGGCTGCAACGAAACCAGCAAAGAAATAGACAATGCCGGGGATGTGCGCGAGATAGCCTCTGAAGACACTGCCGTGCTGTATGAGGAAGACAACCTAATGGCGGGCACTGTGCTGGAAGCGGACGAGGAAGAGTTTAAAGTTGTAGATTTCAACGCGCCCGAGATAGAGGATGCAGAACTAAACAAAGCCGGGGTGGAGCTGCGCGGGGCCGACAATTTCCGCATCTACTCATTTGGCGAGGACGTGATGTTCGACACCGACAAGGCCACCCTGCGCGACAGCGGCATCGAGAAGCTGCAGAGCGTTGTGGAAGACATTAAAGGGCGGGGCATAGAAGGCACTATCCGGGTATATGGCTTCACGGATGCGCGGGCCAGCGAGGCATATAACAAAGAACTGGGCATGGAGCGCGCCGAGGCCGTGCAGAACTGGCTGCTCGAAAACAGCAAATTCGACCTGAACCGCATCAAAATAGTGTCCCTGGGAGAGCATTATCCGGAGGCATCCAACGAAACACCGGAGGGCCGCCAGCAGAACCGCCGTGTAGAGATTGTGGTGGTCGACAAACCAGACCAGTAA
- a CDS encoding Hsp20/alpha crystallin family protein, which yields MKLIKDKEFLKNIAQQIDLLNTLGGGVSETYVDIKKYKKGAVINVWAASVDPEAFKVVLNNNQLSVFSVLQSRENPAMAAPLFNRTFMLPPQVDLGRVEAVYKEGQLMVKLPYHESTGQPREIEIKQL from the coding sequence ATGAAGTTGATAAAAGACAAAGAATTCCTGAAGAATATAGCACAGCAGATCGACTTGCTGAACACGCTGGGTGGCGGCGTGAGTGAGACTTATGTAGATATAAAAAAATACAAGAAGGGCGCTGTTATCAATGTCTGGGCGGCGAGCGTAGACCCCGAGGCGTTTAAAGTAGTGCTGAACAACAACCAGCTAAGCGTTTTTTCGGTGCTGCAAAGCAGGGAGAACCCGGCCATGGCGGCCCCGCTGTTTAACCGCACGTTCATGCTGCCCCCGCAGGTAGACCTGGGCCGCGTGGAAGCTGTCTATAAAGAAGGTCAGTTGATGGTGAAGCTGCCTTACCACGAGAGCACCGGCCAGCCCCGCGAAATCGAAATAAAACAGCTATAA